The Halomicronema hongdechloris C2206 genome includes a window with the following:
- a CDS encoding universal stress protein gives MSHCYYRRRSKAYRDRLMPLAEQLQERLQVPVTPMSLMRSTVADSIVQLAETHETQVILLGASRENLLSQVLHGNIPLEIAQTTDCTVILVRHADFGEVADA, from the coding sequence GTGTCACATTGCTACTACCGACGCCGATCAAAGGCCTATCGAGACCGGCTCATGCCGCTGGCGGAGCAATTGCAGGAGCGACTGCAGGTGCCGGTGACGCCGATGAGCTTGATGCGGTCGACGGTGGCAGACTCCATCGTGCAGCTTGCTGAGACACACGAGACCCAGGTCATCCTGCTGGGGGCGAGCCGCGAGAACCTATTGAGTCAGGTGCTGCACGGTAATATTCCCTTAGAAATTGCCCAAACTACTGACTGTACGGTAATCCTGGTGCGCCATGCTGACTTCGGTGAAGTCGCTGACGCCTAG
- a CDS encoding chloride channel protein: MKRLYPFLSRRRVAILEACIIGLVSGLAAVALKQGVEGLIQWRSEPIVSTWLLFPTIGLIGGWLSGWAIQQFAPETSGSGIPHIKAVLGYVPMALNLRVALVKLVSTLLALGSGLSLGRQGPTVQIGAALAAQLSHWVPTSPEYRRQLISAGAAAGLAAGFNAPISGILFVVEELLQDFSGLTLGSAILASFVGAVVSRLLGGQGLNLTMGTLPVGLGLADLPFLVLLGLMAGVLGTLFNRGIFASLSFFRRMKGISLPGRVGLAGLLTGLVGIWLPIAAQDNTGLREFLVTGEAGWQLIAVAFLAKFGLTLIAYGSGAPGGIFAPTLVLGSALGCLVSFLAQGIYGGLGLPLVAASTTTYALTGMGAFFSAVTRVPITAIVIVFEMTANFNLVLPLMIGAGIAYLISERVASGSVYSGLLRWQGIELEATPTATNPWMNLTAADLMQRRVETLSSQMTLQEAMEAFSRSHHRGFPVVDGRRLVGIVTQSDLGAAKVQAREAALPLTQIMTPHPVTVNPTASLTQVLHLLNQLKISRLPVTQEGKLVGIITRGDIIRAESDQVSGQANPPGPQASPSYPVYQIRGPATGQGRLLLPLSDPNSAPLLLQMALAMAKAQQYEVECLHVIKVPRSVPPPEATVDLRSARRLLWRAERLGRQQGVSVHGQIRVAHEVARTLLEVIKERHIDLILMGCNGRPRRQGGCWGRLWIR; this comes from the coding sequence ATGAAGCGTCTCTATCCCTTCCTCAGCCGCAGACGGGTAGCCATCCTGGAAGCCTGTATCATCGGACTCGTGTCGGGGCTAGCGGCCGTGGCCCTGAAACAAGGGGTAGAGGGGTTAATTCAGTGGCGCTCAGAGCCCATAGTCTCTACCTGGTTACTGTTCCCAACCATCGGTTTGATCGGCGGCTGGTTATCCGGTTGGGCCATCCAGCAATTCGCCCCCGAGACATCCGGCAGCGGCATTCCCCACATCAAAGCGGTGCTGGGCTACGTGCCCATGGCCCTGAATCTGCGGGTCGCCCTCGTGAAGCTGGTCAGTACCCTACTGGCCCTGGGATCTGGCCTCTCCCTGGGGCGACAGGGCCCCACGGTCCAAATCGGCGCCGCCTTGGCCGCCCAACTGAGCCATTGGGTCCCGACCTCACCAGAGTATCGGCGCCAGTTGATCTCGGCCGGCGCTGCTGCTGGCCTGGCCGCCGGATTCAATGCTCCCATTTCCGGCATCCTGTTCGTGGTGGAGGAACTGCTGCAGGATTTTTCCGGCCTGACCTTAGGCAGCGCTATTCTGGCCTCCTTCGTCGGCGCGGTGGTCTCTCGCCTATTGGGGGGCCAGGGCCTGAATCTGACCATGGGCACCCTACCCGTGGGCCTAGGGCTGGCCGATCTGCCCTTTCTAGTCCTCTTGGGCCTGATGGCTGGGGTACTAGGCACCCTGTTTAACCGGGGGATCTTTGCCAGCCTCAGTTTCTTTCGCCGCATGAAGGGCATCAGCTTACCGGGTCGGGTGGGCTTGGCCGGGCTCTTGACTGGGCTAGTGGGTATCTGGCTGCCGATCGCCGCCCAGGACAACACGGGGTTGCGGGAATTTTTAGTCACCGGGGAAGCGGGCTGGCAGTTGATTGCGGTGGCTTTTCTGGCCAAATTTGGTCTTACCCTGATCGCCTATGGCTCGGGGGCACCGGGGGGAATCTTTGCCCCGACCTTGGTTCTAGGCTCGGCCCTGGGATGCCTGGTCAGTTTTCTGGCCCAGGGGATCTACGGCGGCCTGGGATTACCGCTGGTGGCGGCTAGCACCACCACCTATGCCCTGACCGGGATGGGGGCCTTTTTCAGTGCGGTGACGCGAGTGCCGATCACGGCCATCGTGATCGTGTTTGAGATGACGGCCAACTTTAACTTGGTGCTGCCCCTGATGATTGGTGCTGGGATTGCCTACCTGATTTCTGAGCGGGTGGCCAGTGGCTCCGTCTACAGTGGTCTACTGCGCTGGCAGGGGATTGAACTCGAGGCCACCCCCACCGCTACCAACCCCTGGATGAATCTGACCGCTGCCGATCTGATGCAACGGCGGGTGGAAACCCTCTCCAGCCAGATGACCTTGCAAGAGGCCATGGAAGCCTTTTCGCGATCGCATCATCGCGGCTTTCCCGTGGTCGATGGCAGGCGGCTGGTGGGCATTGTCACCCAGAGCGACCTGGGGGCGGCCAAGGTGCAAGCTCGAGAAGCGGCACTACCGCTGACTCAAATCATGACTCCCCATCCCGTCACCGTGAACCCGACGGCCTCTCTGACCCAGGTGCTGCATCTGCTCAATCAACTCAAGATCAGCCGCCTGCCGGTGACCCAGGAGGGAAAATTGGTGGGCATCATCACCCGGGGAGATATCATCCGGGCCGAATCGGACCAGGTGAGTGGTCAGGCCAATCCCCCTGGGCCCCAAGCATCGCCGTCCTATCCGGTCTACCAGATCCGCGGACCAGCCACAGGTCAGGGGCGACTGCTGCTGCCCCTCAGTGATCCCAACAGCGCCCCGTTGCTGTTACAGATGGCTCTAGCCATGGCCAAGGCCCAGCAGTATGAGGTGGAATGCCTACATGTGATCAAGGTGCCGCGCTCCGTGCCGCCACCGGAGGCCACCGTCGATCTGCGCTCGGCCCGGCGCTTGCTCTGGCGGGCCGAGCGTCTGGGGCGGCAGCAGGGGGTCTCGGTCCATGGTCAGATCCGGGTAGCCCATGAGGTGGCCCGCACCCTGTTGGAGGTGATTAAAGAGCGCCACATCGATTTGATCTTGATGGGCTGCAACGGCAGACCAAGACGCCAGGGCGGGTGTTGGGGGCGGTTGTGGATACGGTGA